A stretch of the Serratia marcescens genome encodes the following:
- a CDS encoding porin, which yields MAMKLRVLTQAVALGLAIGSASFAAQAEITLLKQDPQAGDPLSRLNFTVGGSIRPQFNNMTGDGDKGSYKRNGFDGGTRFRFAADYYLFDDISWISYYELGVNIPALFDWDHHYADGARNTSRRMLYTGLKSNTWGQMTFGQQNSVYYDVVGAKTDIWDYDMLAQAPGNGINGDYDGSYRSRKMLKYKNRFGDADVYASYLFSDSDYLPGNGLRYKRKGGGSLGVDYHITQDLTWGTAWNYTRAEMRNPSTSGSKSYDQNIFGTAISWKPNNWTLTFGGGYYNDFLTTKKADVNNYFAGDAWGIEYLAGYTVPVGQYAVKSVMPYFMGDRLEYISGRNYQRIDNGLGVTVQFDYGFRVDVEHVLTSSTDNLGDMTVVRLRYDF from the coding sequence ATGGCAATGAAATTGCGCGTATTGACTCAAGCGGTGGCGCTGGGTCTGGCGATCGGCAGCGCGTCGTTCGCCGCTCAGGCAGAAATCACCCTGCTGAAGCAGGATCCGCAGGCCGGCGATCCGCTCAGCCGCCTGAACTTCACCGTTGGCGGCAGTATCCGTCCGCAGTTCAACAACATGACGGGCGACGGTGACAAGGGCTCCTACAAGCGTAACGGCTTCGACGGCGGCACCCGCTTCCGTTTCGCGGCGGACTACTACCTGTTCGACGATATCAGCTGGATCAGCTACTACGAGCTGGGCGTAAACATTCCTGCGCTGTTCGACTGGGATCATCACTATGCCGACGGCGCGAGAAACACCAGCCGCCGCATGCTGTACACCGGCCTGAAAAGCAACACCTGGGGCCAGATGACCTTCGGCCAGCAGAACAGCGTTTACTATGACGTGGTGGGCGCCAAGACCGATATCTGGGACTACGACATGTTGGCCCAGGCGCCGGGCAACGGCATCAACGGCGACTACGACGGCTCTTACCGTTCACGCAAAATGCTGAAGTACAAGAACCGCTTCGGCGATGCGGACGTTTATGCGTCGTACCTGTTCAGCGACAGCGACTACCTGCCGGGCAACGGCCTGCGCTATAAGCGCAAAGGCGGCGGCTCACTGGGCGTGGATTACCACATCACGCAGGATCTGACCTGGGGCACCGCCTGGAACTACACCCGCGCCGAAATGCGCAACCCGTCCACCAGCGGCAGCAAGAGCTATGACCAGAACATTTTCGGCACCGCCATCAGCTGGAAACCGAACAACTGGACCCTCACCTTCGGCGGCGGTTACTACAACGACTTCCTGACCACCAAGAAAGCCGACGTCAATAATTACTTTGCCGGCGATGCGTGGGGTATCGAATACCTGGCCGGTTATACCGTGCCGGTGGGCCAGTACGCGGTGAAATCGGTGATGCCGTACTTTATGGGCGACCGCCTGGAATACATCAGCGGCCGCAACTACCAGCGCATCGACAACGGCCTCGGGGTTACCGTGCAGTTTGACTACGGCTTCCGCGTTGACGTAGAGCACGTGCTGACATCGAGCACCGACAACCTCGGCGATATGACCGTGGTGCGTCTGCGCTACGATTTCTGA
- the mltB gene encoding lytic murein transglycosylase B: MRHLVALLPLITLLAACSSTPKPSPTATPQGTPVKGGFLLSPAHSGAPLGGDFANNPNTARFIDKMVQEHGFDRQQLHDVLAQARRLDSVLRLMDRQAPTPSTQGPTGPNGSWLRYRNKFITPDNVQNGVVFWNQYQDALQRAWQVYGVPPEIIVGIIGVETRWGRVMGKTRIIDALATLAFDYPRRADYFAGELETFLLMSRTEGDDPLELRGSFAGAMGYGQFMPSSFKSYAVDFNGDGHINLWDPVDAIGSVANYFKAHGWSKGEPVAIQANGQAPGLENGFKTRYSVAALAEAGLSPQGSLGDNQEASLLRLDVGTGYQYWYGLPNFYTITRYNHSTHYAMAVWQLGEAVGRAARGGF; the protein is encoded by the coding sequence ATGCGTCACCTGGTTGCGCTTTTACCGCTGATTACCTTGCTTGCTGCCTGTAGCAGCACGCCGAAACCCAGTCCCACCGCTACGCCGCAGGGCACCCCGGTAAAGGGCGGCTTTTTGCTGAGCCCGGCGCACAGCGGCGCGCCGCTGGGTGGAGACTTCGCCAATAACCCGAATACCGCCCGCTTTATCGATAAGATGGTACAGGAACACGGCTTTGATCGGCAGCAGCTGCACGATGTGCTGGCGCAGGCACGGCGCCTGGATTCGGTGCTGCGGCTGATGGACAGGCAGGCGCCGACGCCGTCTACCCAGGGGCCAACCGGGCCGAACGGTTCCTGGCTGCGCTACCGCAACAAGTTCATCACGCCGGATAACGTGCAAAACGGCGTGGTGTTCTGGAATCAATATCAGGATGCGCTGCAGCGTGCCTGGCAGGTATACGGCGTGCCGCCGGAGATCATCGTGGGGATTATCGGCGTGGAGACCCGCTGGGGCCGCGTAATGGGTAAAACCCGCATTATCGATGCGCTGGCGACGCTGGCCTTTGACTACCCACGCCGCGCCGATTACTTCGCCGGTGAGCTGGAAACCTTCCTGCTGATGTCGCGCACCGAAGGCGACGATCCGCTCGAACTGCGCGGCTCCTTCGCCGGCGCGATGGGCTATGGGCAGTTCATGCCATCTTCCTTCAAGAGCTATGCGGTCGACTTCAACGGTGATGGTCATATCAACCTGTGGGATCCGGTCGATGCCATCGGCAGCGTGGCCAATTACTTCAAGGCGCACGGTTGGTCCAAAGGCGAGCCGGTCGCGATTCAGGCCAACGGTCAGGCGCCGGGGTTGGAAAACGGCTTCAAGACCCGCTACTCGGTCGCCGCGCTGGCGGAAGCCGGCCTAAGCCCGCAGGGTTCGCTCGGCGATAATCAGGAAGCCAGCCTGCTGCGGCTGGACGTCGGCACCGGCTACCAGTATTGGTACGGCCTGCCGAACTTCTACACTATCACCCGCTATAACCACAGCACCCATTACGCCATGGCGGTATGGCAGCTGGGCGAAGCGGTAGGGCGCGCGGCGCGCGGCGGCTTCTGA
- a CDS encoding DUF805 domain-containing protein, whose product MESLGQLAKDLYRGRISRKPFVFSLAIFAVGIVLLSFLSTYLDKNHFRAHAHGDTEEFVSVLLYLLCIMVWALFCFGLVAWFMAKTAFRLNDIGLPGWALAVACYVCSVLNNYSPGPVAHWLPLFSLAVMICALLLPPDGLRRKPREHAD is encoded by the coding sequence ATGGAATCTCTCGGACAACTCGCCAAAGACCTTTATCGTGGGCGCATCTCGCGCAAACCCTTTGTTTTCTCGCTGGCGATCTTCGCCGTTGGCATCGTGCTGCTGTCGTTTCTGTCGACCTATCTGGATAAAAACCATTTTCGCGCCCATGCGCACGGCGATACCGAGGAATTTGTCTCGGTGTTGCTGTATCTACTGTGCATCATGGTGTGGGCGCTGTTCTGTTTTGGCCTGGTGGCGTGGTTTATGGCCAAAACCGCGTTTCGGCTCAACGATATCGGCCTGCCGGGTTGGGCGCTGGCCGTGGCGTGCTATGTTTGCTCGGTGCTCAACAACTACTCCCCCGGCCCGGTGGCGCACTGGCTGCCGCTGTTCAGCCTGGCCGTCATGATCTGCGCCCTGCTGTTGCCACCCGACGGGCTGCGCCGCAAGCCGCGTGAACATGCCGATTGA
- the ypdK gene encoding membrane protein YpdK translates to MKYFLMGVSFMLVAWVGTFMLMVA, encoded by the coding sequence GTGAAATATTTTTTGATGGGCGTGTCATTCATGCTGGTTGCCTGGGTTGGCACCTTCATGTTGATGGTTGCCTGA
- a CDS encoding cytochrome b encodes MSNRYARSQIVLHWLTLLMVILTYSAMLLKDSVPEAWVPMVKNLHFNFGVSVFVLMLIRLAVRSFHATPPTTPPLEEWQEVGAKIFHWLLYVVFLMLPLLGMLTLAYGGKSWSLLGWPVPQWVTPDPVMRRLVKTVHETLANVGYFIIGAHALAALYHHYLRKDDTLRRMMPGK; translated from the coding sequence ATGAGCAACCGCTACGCGCGATCGCAGATCGTTTTACATTGGCTGACTTTGCTGATGGTGATCCTCACTTATTCGGCGATGTTGCTGAAGGATTCGGTGCCGGAGGCGTGGGTGCCGATGGTCAAAAATTTGCACTTTAATTTTGGGGTATCGGTCTTTGTCTTGATGCTAATTCGGTTGGCGGTGCGTTCTTTCCACGCGACGCCGCCGACCACGCCCCCGCTGGAAGAATGGCAGGAGGTAGGCGCCAAGATTTTCCATTGGCTGCTGTACGTGGTCTTCCTGATGTTGCCGCTGCTGGGCATGTTAACCCTGGCCTATGGCGGCAAATCGTGGTCTTTGCTGGGCTGGCCGGTGCCGCAGTGGGTGACGCCGGATCCGGTGATGCGCCGGCTGGTCAAAACGGTTCATGAGACGCTGGCAAACGTTGGCTACTTTATCATTGGCGCGCATGCGCTGGCGGCGCTGTATCACCACTATCTGCGCAAGGACGACACCCTGCGCCGCATGATGCCGGGCAAATGA
- the alaC gene encoding alanine transaminase yields the protein MADNSPQRRFTRIERLPPYVFNITAELKMAARRRGEDIIDFSMGNPDGPTPPHIVEKLCAVAQRDDTHGYSTSRGIPRLRRAISRWYADRYQVDIDPESEAIVTIGSKEGLAHLMLATLDHGDTVLVPNPSYPIHIYGAVIAGAQVRSVPLVDGVDFFGELERAIRETIPRPKMMILGFPSNPTAQCVELDFFERVVALAKQYNVLVIHDLAYADIVYDGWQAPSIMQVPGAKDIAVEFFTLSKSYNMAGWRIGFMVGNPELVSALARIKSYHDYGTFTPLQVAAIAALEGDQQCVRDIAEQYRQRRNVLVKGLHEAGWMVENPKASMYVWAKIPEPYAHLGSLEFAKRLLAEAKVCVSPGIGFGDYGDTHVRFALIENQDRIRQAVRGIKAMFRADGLLKPGKAGSAK from the coding sequence ATGGCTGATAACAGTCCACAGCGCCGTTTTACGCGCATTGAACGTCTTCCCCCTTACGTATTCAACATCACCGCCGAACTGAAGATGGCCGCACGCCGTCGCGGCGAGGATATTATCGACTTCAGCATGGGTAACCCCGACGGCCCGACGCCGCCGCACATCGTGGAAAAACTGTGCGCCGTCGCCCAGCGCGACGACACCCACGGTTATTCCACCTCGCGCGGCATTCCGCGCCTGCGCCGCGCCATTTCGCGCTGGTATGCCGATCGTTATCAGGTGGATATCGATCCGGAAAGCGAAGCCATCGTCACTATCGGTTCGAAAGAGGGGCTGGCACACCTGATGCTGGCGACCCTCGATCACGGCGATACCGTACTGGTGCCGAACCCCAGCTATCCGATCCACATTTACGGCGCGGTGATCGCCGGCGCTCAGGTGCGTTCGGTGCCGCTGGTGGACGGCGTGGATTTCTTCGGTGAGCTGGAGCGTGCCATTCGGGAAACCATTCCGCGTCCGAAAATGATGATCCTCGGCTTCCCGTCCAACCCGACCGCGCAGTGCGTGGAGCTGGATTTCTTCGAGCGGGTGGTGGCGCTGGCCAAGCAGTACAACGTGCTGGTGATCCACGATCTGGCCTATGCCGATATCGTCTATGACGGCTGGCAAGCGCCGTCGATCATGCAGGTGCCGGGGGCAAAAGACATTGCGGTGGAGTTCTTCACCCTGTCGAAAAGTTACAACATGGCCGGTTGGCGCATCGGGTTCATGGTCGGCAACCCCGAATTGGTCAGCGCGCTGGCGCGCATCAAGAGCTATCACGACTACGGCACCTTTACGCCGCTGCAGGTGGCGGCCATCGCCGCGCTGGAAGGCGATCAGCAGTGCGTGCGCGATATCGCCGAGCAGTATCGGCAGCGCCGCAACGTGTTGGTGAAGGGGCTGCATGAGGCCGGCTGGATGGTGGAAAACCCGAAGGCGTCGATGTACGTGTGGGCTAAAATTCCCGAGCCTTATGCCCACCTCGGTTCGCTGGAGTTCGCCAAGCGCCTGCTGGCGGAAGCCAAGGTCTGCGTCTCGCCGGGCATCGGCTTCGGTGACTACGGCGATACCCACGTGCGCTTCGCGCTGATCGAGAACCAGGACCGTATCCGCCAGGCGGTGCGCGGCATCAAGGCGATGTTCCGCGCGGATGGGCTGCTGAAGCCGGGCAAGGCGGGCAGCGCCAAATAA
- a CDS encoding GNAT family N-acetyltransferase: MKLVTERLHLQSITAEDWPLFLRLYQDPEVIRYISDPRSEAEIRARFEERLPAWDKHGEQWLCLVMREKHSGEAVGITGFRPQWVPYRQAEVGYGSLPAGQGKGYGKESLRAVLDFAVNACGFHKLTATVTAGNLASRGLLESCGFQLEGTLRDNFRLAGQWCDDWLFGLLAAEFQGGK, from the coding sequence ATGAAGCTGGTCACTGAACGTCTGCACTTACAGTCGATAACCGCCGAGGATTGGCCGCTGTTTCTGCGCCTGTACCAAGATCCCGAGGTGATCCGTTACATCTCCGATCCGCGCAGCGAAGCGGAGATCCGCGCCCGGTTCGAGGAGCGGCTGCCGGCCTGGGACAAACACGGCGAGCAGTGGCTGTGCCTGGTGATGCGTGAGAAGCACAGCGGAGAGGCGGTGGGCATTACCGGTTTTCGCCCGCAGTGGGTGCCGTATCGGCAGGCGGAAGTGGGATACGGGAGCTTGCCTGCCGGGCAGGGCAAGGGCTATGGCAAGGAGTCGCTGCGGGCGGTGCTGGATTTTGCGGTGAACGCCTGCGGCTTTCACAAGCTGACCGCCACCGTGACCGCGGGCAATCTCGCCTCGCGCGGCCTGCTGGAGTCGTGCGGCTTTCAGCTGGAAGGCACGCTGCGCGATAACTTCCGTCTGGCGGGGCAGTGGTGCGACGACTGGCTGTTCGGGCTGCTGGCGGCGGAGTTTCAGGGCGGCAAATAA
- a CDS encoding DUF1479 domain-containing protein — translation MASLVIDDIPQTIANVKRQLRQALPNYRDVFLALEENIRGQVEQIRRELAAGHNPVPQIDAEDILQQRVNEQQIALIKQRGACAIRGVFPRAKAEGWNREIGDYLERNNFVERLKNAAEDNYFGKLAASKPQIYGIYWSKPQVEARQDARMHAVQVFLNSLWATESNGKQHFDPTRVATYADRTRRRPPNSSSLGLSPHVDSGTIERWLDENFRYVYRHVFSGDWQQYDPFAADGRTEVREIASPAVCSMFRTFQGWTALTPQRTNAGTLNLVPIANAMAYVLLRALQDDVADDDLCDAAPGRALSISEKWHPLLLSGISPIPDLEPGDTVFWHCDVIHAVENEHNGEFDSNVMYIAAAPGCEKNDAYLQRQLPSFIDGRTPPDFAPDDFEVDFDGRATAGLLTPLGKTQLGMG, via the coding sequence ATGGCCTCTTTAGTCATCGACGATATTCCGCAGACGATCGCTAACGTCAAACGCCAGCTGCGCCAGGCATTGCCGAACTACCGCGACGTGTTTCTGGCGCTGGAAGAGAACATCCGCGGCCAGGTCGAACAGATCCGCCGCGAGCTGGCCGCCGGCCACAATCCGGTGCCGCAGATCGACGCGGAAGATATCCTGCAGCAGCGCGTCAACGAGCAGCAGATAGCGCTGATCAAACAGCGCGGTGCCTGCGCCATTCGCGGCGTGTTTCCCCGCGCCAAGGCCGAGGGCTGGAACCGGGAAATCGGCGACTACCTTGAGCGCAACAACTTCGTCGAGCGGTTGAAAAATGCCGCCGAAGACAACTATTTCGGTAAGCTGGCTGCAAGCAAACCGCAGATCTACGGCATCTATTGGTCGAAACCGCAGGTCGAAGCGCGGCAGGACGCGCGCATGCATGCGGTGCAGGTGTTTCTCAACAGCCTGTGGGCTACCGAGAGCAACGGCAAACAGCATTTCGATCCGACCCGCGTCGCCACCTACGCCGATCGCACCCGCCGCCGCCCGCCAAACTCCTCGTCGCTGGGCCTGTCGCCGCACGTCGACAGCGGCACCATCGAGCGCTGGCTGGACGAAAACTTCCGCTATGTGTATCGCCACGTTTTCTCCGGCGACTGGCAGCAGTACGACCCCTTCGCCGCCGACGGCCGCACCGAGGTGCGCGAGATAGCCTCCCCGGCGGTCTGCTCGATGTTCCGCACCTTCCAGGGCTGGACGGCGCTGACGCCGCAGCGCACCAACGCCGGCACGCTGAACCTGGTGCCGATCGCCAACGCCATGGCCTATGTGCTGCTGCGCGCGCTGCAGGACGACGTCGCCGACGACGATCTGTGCGATGCGGCGCCGGGCCGCGCGCTGTCGATATCGGAAAAATGGCATCCCCTTTTGTTAAGTGGGATTTCCCCTATTCCCGATCTGGAGCCGGGCGACACGGTCTTTTGGCACTGCGACGTGATCCACGCGGTGGAGAACGAGCATAACGGCGAGTTCGACAGCAACGTGATGTACATCGCCGCCGCGCCGGGCTGCGAGAAAAACGATGCCTATCTGCAGCGCCAGCTGCCGAGCTTTATCGACGGCAGAACGCCGCCGGACTTCGCCCCCGACGACTTCGAGGTGGATTTCGACGGCCGCGCCACCGCCGGCCTGCTGACGCCGCTGGGCAAAACGCAGCTCGGCATGGGCTGA
- a CDS encoding sensor histidine kinase: MLLAVFDRAALMLICLFFLTRTRLFRQLLQKEDHTPLELGIVTAIFSLFALFSTYSGINVEGSLVNVRVIAIMAGGILFGPWVGIVTGIVAGLHRYLIDIGGITSVPCLITSIIAGISAGYINLKVKKEQRWRAGIVGGMLCESLTMLLIVLWAKPTELGLDIVSQIALPMILGTVCIGLIVLLVQSVEDEKEVIAARQAKLALDIAHKTLPYFRNINSESLATICDIIRQDIRADAVAITDTHQVLAYVGVGREAYPIGREGLSRVTRESIRHGKIIIKNNLENPAAPQIHSQLVVPLWEKGEVTGALKIYYCHAHQITNTLKVMAVGLSQIISTQMEVSRIEHLRQMADKAEMRALQSKINPHFLFNALNAISSSIRLNPDTARQLIINLSRYLRYNLELNDELIDIRKELHQIQDYIAIEQARFGAKLTVIYDIDDDVSVRIPSLLIQPLVENAIVHGIQPCKGKGVVVIAVKDQGDRVKISVKDTGNGINQDIIDRVARNEMPGHNIGLLNVHHRVSLLYGEGLHIRRLEPGTEIAFYISKNGGKLHQEPSAPPVGEAS, encoded by the coding sequence ATGCTGTTGGCGGTGTTTGATCGCGCCGCGCTGATGTTGATCTGTCTGTTTTTCCTGACCCGCACCCGGCTGTTCCGCCAATTGCTGCAAAAAGAAGACCATACGCCGCTCGAGCTCGGCATCGTCACGGCGATCTTCTCGCTGTTCGCGCTGTTCAGCACCTACTCCGGCATCAACGTCGAAGGGTCTCTGGTTAACGTGCGCGTCATTGCCATCATGGCCGGCGGTATCCTGTTCGGCCCCTGGGTGGGAATCGTCACCGGCATCGTCGCCGGGCTGCACCGCTATCTGATCGACATCGGCGGCATCACCTCGGTGCCTTGTCTTATCACCAGCATCATCGCCGGCATCAGCGCCGGTTACATCAACCTCAAGGTGAAAAAAGAGCAGCGCTGGCGCGCCGGCATCGTCGGCGGCATGCTGTGCGAATCCCTCACCATGCTGCTGATCGTGCTGTGGGCCAAGCCGACCGAGCTCGGGCTGGACATCGTGTCGCAGATCGCCCTGCCGATGATCCTCGGCACGGTGTGCATCGGCCTGATCGTGCTGCTGGTACAGAGCGTCGAGGATGAAAAAGAGGTGATCGCCGCGCGCCAGGCCAAGCTGGCGCTGGATATCGCCCACAAGACGCTGCCCTATTTCCGCAACATCAACAGCGAATCGCTGGCCACCATCTGCGATATCATCCGCCAGGACATCCGTGCCGACGCGGTGGCGATCACCGATACCCATCAGGTGCTGGCTTACGTGGGCGTAGGGCGCGAAGCTTACCCGATCGGCCGCGAAGGGCTGAGCCGCGTCACCCGCGAAAGCATTCGCCACGGCAAAATCATCATCAAGAACAACCTGGAAAACCCGGCCGCGCCGCAGATCCACTCGCAGCTGGTGGTGCCGCTGTGGGAAAAAGGCGAAGTGACCGGCGCGCTGAAAATCTACTACTGCCACGCTCACCAGATCACCAACACGCTGAAGGTGATGGCGGTCGGGCTGTCGCAGATCATCTCCACGCAGATGGAGGTTTCCCGCATCGAGCACCTGCGCCAGATGGCGGACAAGGCCGAAATGCGCGCGCTGCAGAGCAAGATTAACCCGCACTTCCTGTTCAACGCGCTGAACGCCATCTCTTCCTCTATTCGCCTGAATCCGGACACCGCGCGCCAGTTGATCATTAACCTGTCGCGCTACCTGCGCTACAACCTGGAGCTGAACGACGAACTGATCGATATCCGCAAGGAGCTGCATCAGATTCAGGACTATATCGCCATCGAACAGGCACGCTTCGGTGCCAAGCTGACGGTGATTTACGACATCGATGACGACGTCTCGGTGCGTATTCCCAGCCTGCTGATCCAGCCGCTGGTGGAGAACGCCATCGTGCACGGCATCCAGCCCTGCAAGGGGAAAGGGGTGGTGGTGATCGCGGTGAAAGATCAGGGCGACCGAGTGAAGATTTCGGTAAAGGATACCGGTAACGGCATCAACCAGGACATCATCGACCGGGTGGCACGCAACGAAATGCCAGGCCACAATATCGGCCTGCTCAACGTGCATCACCGCGTGTCGCTGCTGTACGGTGAAGGGCTGCATATCCGCCGCCTGGAGCCGGGCACCGAAATCGCGTTCTACATCAGCAAAAACGGCGGCAAGCTGCATCAGGAACCGAGCGCGCCACCGGTCGGGGAGGCCTCATGA
- a CDS encoding LytR/AlgR family response regulator transcription factor has product MKAIIVEDEFLAQEELSYLIKKHSNIDIVATFEDGLDVLKYLQTHQVDAIFLDINIPSLDGVLLAQNISKFAHRPSIVFITAYKEHAVEAFEIEAFDYILKPYHEARIVTMLQKLEALHHRPAGAAEPTSAPGRGSHSINLIKDERIIVTDINDIYYAAADEKVTRVYTRREEFVMPMNITEFYSRLPEAHFFRCHRSYCVNLAKIREIVPWFNNTYILRLSDLEFEVPVSRSKVKEFRKLMRL; this is encoded by the coding sequence ATGAAAGCCATCATCGTGGAAGACGAATTCCTCGCGCAGGAAGAACTCAGCTACCTGATCAAGAAACACAGCAATATCGATATCGTCGCCACCTTCGAGGACGGCCTCGACGTCCTGAAATACCTGCAAACCCACCAGGTCGACGCCATTTTCCTCGACATCAACATCCCGTCGCTGGACGGCGTGCTGCTGGCGCAAAACATCAGCAAGTTCGCGCATCGCCCGTCGATCGTGTTCATCACCGCCTATAAAGAGCACGCGGTGGAAGCGTTCGAGATCGAGGCGTTCGACTACATCCTCAAGCCCTATCACGAGGCGCGCATCGTCACCATGCTGCAAAAGCTGGAGGCGCTGCATCATCGCCCCGCCGGCGCGGCGGAACCGACCAGCGCGCCGGGCCGCGGCAGCCACAGCATCAACCTGATCAAAGACGAGCGGATCATCGTTACCGACATCAACGACATCTACTACGCCGCCGCCGATGAAAAGGTGACGCGGGTCTATACCCGTCGGGAAGAGTTCGTGATGCCGATGAACATCACCGAGTTTTACAGCCGGCTGCCGGAAGCGCATTTCTTCCGCTGCCACCGCTCCTACTGCGTTAACCTGGCGAAGATCCGCGAGATCGTGCCCTGGTTCAACAATACCTACATTCTGCGGCTGAGCGATCTTGAGTTTGAAGTGCCGGTCAGCCGCAGCAAGGTGAAAGAGTTTCGCAAGCTGATGCGCCTGTAA
- a CDS encoding DUF2502 domain-containing protein, with translation MKKTLLLLAALLALPLASQADVSIGVNVPGLSLHIGDRDNRGHYWDGYRWRDPRWWADHQRYERPRGYYYGPPPRVIYYGPPRRDWRDRPHYRMLPPPPPGYYYRPGPRW, from the coding sequence ATGAAAAAAACGCTGTTGTTACTGGCCGCGCTGCTGGCGCTGCCGCTGGCGAGCCAGGCCGACGTGTCCATCGGCGTGAACGTGCCGGGCCTGTCGTTGCATATCGGCGATCGCGATAATCGTGGCCACTACTGGGACGGCTATCGTTGGCGCGATCCGCGCTGGTGGGCCGATCATCAGCGGTATGAACGCCCGCGCGGGTACTATTATGGCCCGCCGCCACGGGTAATTTACTACGGGCCGCCGCGGCGTGACTGGCGAGATCGGCCGCATTACCGTATGCTGCCACCGCCGCCGCCCGGCTATTACTACCGTCCGGGCCCGCGCTGGTAA
- a CDS encoding L-lactate MFS transporter, which produces MNTKPANRSLIVLGTIICQMGLGTIYTWSLFNQPLVDKFHWGLADVATTFSITSFFLAFATLFAGKLQERFGIRNLTLCSGILVGLGLIASAHVSSLDMIYLLAGVVVGFAVGIAYISTLSNLIKWFPANKGLISGISVGAFGSGSLLFKYVNAALIADVGVSGAFFYWGAIVMGLIVVGSLLLKEPVLATNAAQQGANGLGNDYSVRQMLATKEAYLLFTIFFAACMSGLYLIGIVKDMGVQLAGMDLATAANTVSAVAIFNTAGRIILGTLSDKVGRMRVISFTMLVTVLAIVALSFMTLNHTLFFICVGAVAFCFGGNITVFPAIVGDFFGLKNHSKNYGIIYQGFGLGALAGSFVAKYFGGFHATFMVIGVLSAASLLITLFIKAPKAVETETAETAQTAELAKA; this is translated from the coding sequence ATGAACACCAAACCGGCAAATCGCAGCTTAATCGTTCTCGGCACCATCATCTGTCAGATGGGTCTGGGCACCATCTACACCTGGAGCCTGTTCAACCAGCCGCTGGTCGACAAGTTCCACTGGGGGCTGGCGGACGTCGCCACCACCTTCTCCATCACCAGTTTCTTCCTGGCCTTCGCCACGCTGTTCGCCGGCAAGCTGCAAGAGCGCTTCGGCATCCGCAACCTGACGCTGTGTTCCGGCATTCTGGTCGGCCTGGGCCTTATCGCCAGCGCCCACGTCAGCTCGCTCGACATGATCTACCTGCTGGCCGGCGTGGTGGTGGGCTTTGCGGTCGGTATCGCCTACATCTCCACCCTGTCCAACCTGATTAAGTGGTTCCCGGCCAACAAAGGCCTGATTTCCGGCATCTCCGTCGGCGCCTTCGGCAGCGGCAGCCTGCTGTTCAAATACGTCAACGCCGCCCTGATCGCCGACGTCGGCGTTTCCGGCGCCTTCTTCTACTGGGGCGCCATCGTGATGGGCCTGATCGTCGTCGGCTCCCTGTTGCTGAAAGAGCCGGTGCTGGCGACCAATGCCGCACAGCAAGGCGCCAACGGGCTGGGCAACGACTACAGTGTGCGTCAGATGCTGGCCACCAAAGAAGCCTATCTGCTGTTCACCATCTTCTTCGCTGCCTGCATGAGCGGCCTGTACCTGATTGGCATCGTGAAAGACATGGGCGTTCAGCTGGCCGGGATGGATTTGGCCACTGCCGCCAACACCGTGTCCGCCGTCGCCATCTTCAACACCGCCGGCCGCATCATCCTGGGCACGCTGTCCGATAAAGTGGGCCGTATGCGCGTCATCAGCTTCACCATGCTGGTTACCGTGCTGGCGATTGTCGCGCTGAGCTTCATGACCCTGAACCACACGCTGTTCTTCATCTGCGTCGGCGCGGTGGCCTTCTGCTTCGGCGGCAACATCACCGTGTTCCCGGCGATTGTCGGCGACTTCTTCGGCCTGAAGAACCACAGCAAGAACTACGGCATCATCTACCAGGGCTTCGGCCTGGGTGCGCTGGCCGGTTCGTTCGTCGCCAAATACTTCGGCGGCTTCCACGCCACCTTCATGGTGATTGGCGTTCTGTCCGCCGCCTCTCTGCTGATTACGCTGTTCATCAAAGCGCCGAAAGCGGTAGAAACGGAAACAGCGGAAACCGCCCAGACGGCGGAGCTGGCCAAAGCCTGA